In one window of Sediminispirochaeta bajacaliforniensis DSM 16054 DNA:
- a CDS encoding DNA adenine methylase, with product MTDQLIAYIGNKRRLLPFFNDVFAELEKLTPIRNFLDPFAGSGAVSRLAKSRGYRVLAGDLEEYSRLLVSASVAPSPKVAEELLAPFGGFSLYATLQRIGEQESPSLQSYISRYYAPASTEHADYRRERLFYTRENALFIDRVREHIETLIPGNPTEPNLRLAKDLMIAPLLYEAATKVNTSGVFKACHKGFGGHGRDALKRITSPLRLSVPPLIAGPSGSAAFRCDAARLLSEYPFDLCYIDPPYNQHQYGSNYHLLNTIALWDKPPIGNDLDAAGHLIHKAGIRSDWKATRSAFCSKSTVAGAFRELMELSHGRLMAFSYSSDGIFPLEELFDLLSQYGSVSVYSSDYTVYRGGRQSPTKSNRNIELLFVVDRGSGGSRNPAGHNLLHRLLLLREVESLLSEAFVPQRLISCFRTSADQVELCSGFSIKSDRLYRFSLFPGETLDRLREEKLEQVIKGLKDARCRDRMEEAEVLRRLIIEQPKRGDERRLISCLRKMAHKKYRALWETEVAKTKELIVEDPIRFSSLKAELSALEALAHRRFSG from the coding sequence GTGACAGATCAGCTTATTGCCTACATCGGAAATAAACGGCGCCTTCTTCCTTTTTTTAATGATGTATTTGCAGAGCTTGAGAAGCTTACCCCGATTAGAAACTTTCTCGACCCCTTTGCCGGTAGCGGAGCGGTGAGCCGGCTTGCAAAAAGCAGGGGCTACCGTGTCCTCGCCGGTGATCTTGAGGAGTATTCAAGGCTTCTTGTTTCCGCTTCAGTGGCTCCTTCCCCTAAGGTGGCCGAGGAGCTGCTTGCTCCCTTCGGCGGCTTTTCATTGTATGCGACGCTTCAGCGGATTGGAGAACAGGAAAGCCCGAGCTTGCAGTCCTACATCAGTCGCTATTATGCTCCCGCGTCCACAGAACATGCCGATTATCGCCGCGAGCGGCTTTTCTATACCAGAGAGAATGCCCTTTTCATCGATAGGGTTCGTGAGCATATCGAAACCCTGATCCCTGGCAATCCTACCGAGCCGAACCTGCGTCTGGCCAAGGATCTGATGATTGCCCCGCTCTTGTACGAGGCTGCTACCAAGGTCAACACATCGGGGGTGTTTAAGGCGTGTCATAAGGGTTTCGGAGGCCATGGCCGGGATGCCTTGAAGCGGATCACCTCGCCGTTGCGTCTCTCCGTCCCTCCGCTTATCGCCGGGCCTTCCGGCTCGGCTGCCTTTCGCTGCGATGCAGCAAGGCTCTTATCCGAATATCCCTTTGATCTCTGCTACATCGACCCTCCCTACAATCAACATCAGTACGGTAGCAACTATCATCTGCTCAATACCATCGCCCTCTGGGATAAACCCCCGATCGGAAACGATTTGGATGCAGCAGGGCATCTTATTCATAAGGCGGGAATCCGTTCCGACTGGAAGGCCACCCGCTCGGCCTTTTGTTCGAAATCCACGGTGGCAGGGGCTTTTCGGGAACTTATGGAACTATCACATGGCCGTCTGATGGCTTTTAGTTACAGCAGTGATGGAATTTTTCCCCTTGAAGAACTCTTCGATCTCTTGAGCCAATATGGATCGGTATCGGTCTACAGCAGCGACTACACCGTTTACAGGGGAGGGAGGCAAAGCCCGACAAAGTCGAATCGAAATATCGAGCTTCTCTTTGTCGTCGACAGGGGATCGGGCGGATCTCGGAACCCTGCCGGTCATAATCTTTTACACCGGCTCCTCCTTCTCCGGGAAGTCGAATCTCTATTGTCCGAGGCCTTTGTTCCTCAGCGGCTTATCTCCTGTTTTCGTACTTCAGCGGATCAGGTGGAACTGTGTTCCGGATTCTCGATAAAAAGCGACCGCCTTTACCGTTTCTCCCTTTTTCCTGGTGAAACACTGGACCGTCTTCGTGAAGAGAAGCTGGAGCAGGTGATAAAAGGGCTGAAAGATGCTCGATGCAGAGACAGGATGGAAGAGGCCGAAGTCCTTCGACGGCTGATCATTGAGCAGCCGAAACGGGGAGATGAACGTCGACTTATTTCCTGCTTGAGAAAAATGGCCCATAAAAAGTATCGGGCCCTCTGGGAAACGGAAGTGGCAAAGACAAAAGAGCTTATCGTCGAAGATCCGATTCGTTTTTCCTCCCTGAAAGCGGAGCTTTCGGCTCTCGAGGCTCTTGCCCATCGCCGGTTCTCCGGCTGA
- the hflC gene encoding protease modulator HflC, translated as MKKLVTVLVVVFIAFIIFVLIGPFYVINEGEQAVVTRFGAIVDVEQNAGLKFKIPLIDNVVKYPKRILGWDGDAQRIPTKENQFIWVDTTARWRINDPKKFYESLSTLEGGYSRLDGIIDSSVRTVISQNNLREAVRNSNIINDIDRVPTIGQGDSAVSQDEVNLEELKKLTFTNQNYEEVSRGREQLSRDMFSATAELMPQFGIELIDVVLRQIRYSDELTNSVYERMKKERNQIAEAYRSYGEGQKAILLGRLENEKKQILSKAYEEAETIKGTADATATTIYADAYETDPNFFNFWRSIESYRKTLPKFNKTLSTDMEYFNYLYNEDGR; from the coding sequence GTGAAAAAGCTTGTAACAGTTTTGGTCGTCGTATTTATCGCCTTTATCATTTTCGTGCTCATCGGCCCCTTTTATGTGATCAACGAAGGGGAACAGGCTGTAGTCACTCGATTCGGAGCCATTGTGGATGTGGAACAGAATGCGGGCCTGAAATTTAAGATCCCTCTGATCGATAACGTGGTTAAGTATCCGAAACGAATACTTGGTTGGGATGGAGATGCACAGCGGATTCCCACAAAAGAGAATCAGTTTATTTGGGTCGACACCACCGCTCGATGGCGTATCAATGATCCCAAAAAATTCTACGAATCACTTTCCACCCTTGAGGGAGGATACTCCAGGCTTGACGGCATCATCGACTCTTCGGTACGTACCGTTATCAGTCAGAACAACCTACGGGAAGCTGTGCGAAACAGCAATATCATCAACGATATCGACCGCGTTCCCACTATTGGCCAGGGAGATAGTGCGGTCAGCCAGGATGAAGTTAACCTTGAAGAGTTGAAAAAGCTTACCTTTACGAATCAAAATTATGAGGAAGTAAGCAGGGGCAGAGAGCAGCTCAGTCGGGATATGTTCAGTGCGACGGCGGAACTTATGCCTCAATTCGGAATAGAGTTGATAGATGTGGTACTTCGTCAGATACGATATTCCGATGAGTTGACCAACAGCGTCTATGAAAGAATGAAAAAGGAACGAAACCAGATTGCCGAAGCCTACCGCTCCTACGGTGAAGGGCAGAAAGCGATTCTGCTTGGACGTCTTGAAAACGAGAAAAAGCAGATCCTTTCCAAGGCCTACGAAGAGGCGGAGACCATTAAGGGTACCGCAGACGCAACGGCAACGACGATCTATGCAGATGCTTATGAGACCGATCCTAATTTTTTTAATTTCTGGAGAAGCATCGAAAGCTATCGAAAGACCCTTCCGAAATTCAACAAGACACTCAGCACAGATATGGAATACTTCAATTATCTCTACAACGAGGACGGGCGATAG